The Diachasmimorpha longicaudata isolate KC_UGA_2023 chromosome 18, iyDiaLong2, whole genome shotgun sequence DNA segment agaattgtGTTGAACATTGAGTGGATATTATTTGTTgctaaaaattacaattaactgtaactattgtaaaaattttaatccgaaattttaatgatgaaGACGTTTAATCGTACGTATACTTAATTGTTGACGAATTTTCTGAAGGTTTCCTCTTTGCTCAACCTTAGAGTGATCATCTAATATCATGCATTTTGTGAATgaacaatatttaattatcgatggcttatttttattacgcccatgaaaaattctgttaaGATTTATGTAAAGAGCGTGGCCATATTTGACTCCTGAAACGGTTTCATATAATTGAACccatttaaaatgaaatttactgGTGATTTTGAGGTTAAACAGAGAACGTACTTTGAAATCCCATAACATGCTATGGTTTTTATTACTTGATTTATTGTTATATTTCTTTCCAGGAATATGATATGTAGTTTGGTAATTTTAATCGTAATTTTCCGCCGTTCAACTGATCATTAAAGATATATTATCAATCATTTCGTTATGGCTAATAGGATTTATGATAATTCTAGGACCTCGGCAGGATACGAAAAAGCTTTCGTGGGTGTACAGAAATAAGAAACGGCAGAAACGAACACAAGCTCGGACTAATAACGAGGGAAATACTCAAGTGCAGAATAACAAGGCTAGAATTATCGTCCGAAATCTGTCATTCGAGGTAACTTGTTAATTTTCCTTCTCACTGACTCTTCGTATAATTTATGTAAGGCGCTCTAAATGGACCCAATAAAGGGTAATCCTTGTCTGATTGTACATGCATGctcttttttcaaaatgtatttatctAACAATGACCACTGATTTTTCTGAccattttttggtgaattaatCATAGGGAACTCACTGTCTCATTATCAACCTCAGTTCTTCTTTCTCTCTGGATTGTATTTCAGTCTAATTAATCCATTATTCTAGGGGGCGAACTTATATCtttgtaaaaatattatcatcaaaatattACCGAAAAAAATACTACCTGAAACAGTGGAATAATGATGAATGTTTATGATGATAACACGTAAAAATGgcgaaatttccaaattttatcTGAAAACATGTGGATATTTCCATTGATAGAGATAGGACTCAGTGagacgagtattttgaaaaaaaaatcaaatccttgaaatagtttttcaattattgaaaaaaaaacaaaatgttcCCAAGGTGCTACATCTCAGGAACTACCCAACCGATCGGGCTGAAACGACGCATCAAATTCATGGTCAACGATAACTATcataagttgaaaattcagatcTTTATCTACAAATGTTGCCGTATTTATGTAGAATTTTCACGACatttatcttcaaaattgcaaattttccAGCAAATGCGCACAGACGTGAGATAAAAAACGTCGTTTTTCCACGTTTTATAACATTCTAGAAAATTTGCAATTGAAGtttgagaattgaaaaatcagtcaAATACAACGCGTCCATTTGGGAGCAAAAATGCTcgttcaaaatatttcaattttgtttagCGTTTTTTCCAATCACATTTAAAATGGTCATTTCTCAGTGACAAGGAATCGAGTCTCCAACTCGAAGGGTTCACAGGGCGCAAATATGTAGTGCAGCTTCGAATAGATAAATACAATATCCCGATAACATCTGATCGCCGTATTGAAATCCTCAttgaaaagaggaaaaacaatacgatcatattacagacctatataagtttatatttataatacaCTATGGGAAACCGTGATGCCAATGCTTTAGTTTTTGGGATTTCGAGATCGTTTGTCAGTTCGGCGACTGCTCTCGTGTCAAGTGTCAACACATCTtagtaaaatttaattcaatggcTCTTACTTCAACGTCTATATTTTTATCAACCCGGCTTTTGTTATGGAAATATGGTTTTCCATGGGAATTCGCCGCAGCTCTGAATTCagattatcaattttaaattcacccattttcaattgtattttaaaattttcaggtAACGGAAGATGATGTGCGAAAATTGTACGAGCCCTTTGGACAAATAGAACAAATAGATCTCCTTCGTAGACCCGATGGAAAGCCCGTGGGCTGTGGGTTCATCCAGTTCAAACGAATAGAAGATGCGTCGCGAGCTATTTTCAAAACCAATAAGACCGAGTTTTTATCACGACCGATAACTGTTACCTGGGCCATTCCCAAAgataaatttatcgagaaCCAGAATACAAACATTGCCGTCAAGCCGGACGGTAAATCATCGCCTGCAAAAGAGGATCCAGACGTAGGAGTTGAGAAAATAAAGAAGGAGTCGACTgctgaattgaaaaaacagtGCAAACTTCGAAAGCAGCAGAAACGCTCTCGAATAATTGTTCGAAATTTACCATTCGCAGTTACTGAAGAGgatctgaaaaattatttttcggaaTACGGTAACATCACCGAGGTCAAGTTATTGACGAAATCCGATGGAAAGCGCGTTGGCTGTGGTTTTTTACAATTCGATCATGTACAAAGTGCAGCCAAAGCTATTCGCGGTTCAAATTTACGGCCCCTGATGGATCGGCTGATTGTGGTTGATTGGGCGGTACCAAAAGACCAATTTCAAAATGCTAATAAAAATGAGGTTCAGGAGAAAGATGACAAAGATGTTGCATTGATTGACGAAAATAATGACATAAAGCTGGAAGATGAACCTCTCAATGAAGAAGACGATGACGAAGAAGATGAAGCAGAAGAATCAGAGGAAGAAAACAAAATAGAGCTAGAAAAATCATTAGGAGATGAAGATGACAAAGGTCCTCGTAGAATTTCCAATGATGTGAGTGAAGGGAAAACCGTTTTCCTGAAAAATGTGCCATTTTCAGTGAACAATGACCAATTGAAGAGTTGTATGGAGCAATTCGGTCCAGTTTATTATGCCCTAGTATGTATTGATCCTTTGACCGAACACTCGAAGGGAACAGCTTTCGTTAAATTTAGAAACCTGGAGGACGCGGAGAAATGTTTGGCATCTGGTACCGAACTCCAAATCCAGGGAGAGACTCTCGATCCTCACAGAGCCATTACCAAAAAAGACGTTCTAGATTCAAAGTCTCGGGCTTCGAATCGGACAAAGGACTCGAGGAACCTTTACTTGGTGAAGGAAGGAGTGATTCTCCCAGGGAGTCATGCTGCTGCTGACGTATCTCCCGGGGACATGCAGAAACGTATCCAGATGGAGCAATGGAAGTCACAAATGTTGAGAAATCTCAACATGTTCGTATCTAGAATTCGACTGGTTGTTCATAATTTACCAGCAACGCTGGACGATGTCAAATTGAGGGAGATTTTTAGGAAGCATGCGGGAAAGAATGCGGTTATTACTGAGGCCAAGGTCATGCGAGATCTCAAAAATCCTGATCCTAACAGTGTTGGGCGTTCCAAGGAGTTTGGTTTTGTCGCCTTTACCAATCACGATGATGCTCTAAGGGCACTCAGGAGTATCAATAATAAtcctaatattttttcaaagggTAAAAGACCGATTGTCGccttttccattgaaaatcgtATTATGGTCAATGCCAAGCAACGAAGGGCACAAAAAAGCCGGAATAATAATCCCTTGTGGAAAGGAAAACGAAGTGGTGATTCGAGCCAGGAGACGACCGACGGTCCCCCCCTTAAAcgttctaaaaaaattgacaagacaaataataaaaataattcaaagtcTGAACGCCCGGGAAAAGCAGTAGTCAGACCTGTCGAGGATGAAAATGTCTCCGGGTTCTCTGGAACCATCAGTCGAGTTGGCGATCGGAAGCTGAGGTcgaaattcaatttgaaaacTCAAGCCCGGCTTCAGGCTAAGGCTCAGAACAATCagaagaaagagagaaagatgaagaggaaaattgaGGCGCAGAAGGTCATTGAAAGGAATTCTAGGAAGGAGATAAAGCCCAAACAGGGGCCAGCAAAGTTCAGCAAGGAGGAGGCTAATCTAGATCGAATGGTCGAGAACTACAGATCtaaattatcgaaaatttcgaGTGACAAGATCAAGTGGTACGAAACATGAAGTTGATCAAGTGGTGATTTTGTGATTGTCGTGTATAGTTGCAGCATCGATTCTTCGAAATTCGTAACGAATGAGttgtgatgaaaaattcaactcagAATAATGACTACGATCAGTAAAGCAAAACATTTTACCCGAAGGTCGACGAATTTTTTGGGAAACAAACTCTTGAAAATTTAGTTAATGTCAAGGGACTTTGTATTTCAGGCATTTGAACCAATTGGTTCACGTGTCTATGTATATAAAAACTAcaaatgataatgataataattatcattgtGACTGGCAGTTCCACTTGTTCGGTTCTCATCCACCCCTGTTCTTTGCACTTTCCCAGATTATCGCTCTCTCCCTCGTCTCCTTCTCCTCAGCACCTTGTCATCCTCACTTTTCACGGCTGTTCGACGTCAgtggaattattttaaaaattgcaaaaacgaTTGCAAACAACAGAGGAAAATGTAac contains these protein-coding regions:
- the LOC135171149 gene encoding RNA-binding protein 28-like gives rise to the protein MMKTFNRPRQDTKKLSWVYRNKKRQKRTQARTNNEGNTQVQNNKARIIVRNLSFEVTEDDVRKLYEPFGQIEQIDLLRRPDGKPVGCGFIQFKRIEDASRAIFKTNKTEFLSRPITVTWAIPKDKFIENQNTNIAVKPDGKSSPAKEDPDVGVEKIKKESTAELKKQCKLRKQQKRSRIIVRNLPFAVTEEDLKNYFSEYGNITEVKLLTKSDGKRVGCGFLQFDHVQSAAKAIRGSNLRPLMDRLIVVDWAVPKDQFQNANKNEVQEKDDKDVALIDENNDIKLEDEPLNEEDDDEEDEAEESEEENKIELEKSLGDEDDKGPRRISNDVSEGKTVFLKNVPFSVNNDQLKSCMEQFGPVYYALVCIDPLTEHSKGTAFVKFRNLEDAEKCLASGTELQIQGETLDPHRAITKKDVLDSKSRASNRTKDSRNLYLVKEGVILPGSHAAADVSPGDMQKRIQMEQWKSQMLRNLNMFVSRIRLVVHNLPATLDDVKLREIFRKHAGKNAVITEAKVMRDLKNPDPNSVGRSKEFGFVAFTNHDDALRALRSINNNPNIFSKGKRPIVAFSIENRIMVNAKQRRAQKSRNNNPLWKGKRSGDSSQETTDGPPLKRSKKIDKTNNKNNSKSERPGKAVVRPVEDENVSGFSGTISRVGDRKLRSKFNLKTQARLQAKAQNNQKKERKMKRKIEAQKVIERNSRKEIKPKQGPAKFSKEEANLDRMVENYRSKLSKISSDKIKWYET